Part of the Anopheles coluzzii chromosome 3, AcolN3, whole genome shotgun sequence genome is shown below.
GCTACTACACATTGCAGAACAATGGAAATAGTGCATTCGTCTAATTCTAAAATGCGAGCTACGGTTGCCGATGTGCTCCCATAGTTTGGTCCTAAAAAGGTGCGTGCGTGTCGTTGGGACGTGTTTTCCTTTCCGTCTGATCCGTCCTCCGTACTGACTAGAACAAAATGGTTTCGTTGTTATTTGTCGTTGTGTTATTCCATTCCGTTGGGTTTGCTGTGCTGTTCTTCCATCCGTTACCGTCTCTTTGGCACTCGGCTTATAATCCTGCACAATACAATCCTGATGGTAGTGCGATGGAGGACATAGGATTTTTGAGTGCCATTATTGTGAAAGCACGCGAAAGAGGAACGGACTACCCCCTCTCTACGAACAGCAGTAATCTGCGCCGAACGCTGGTACTAGATAGTTGGGCAGATAATGGCGATATCTTACGGCGGTCTATATCCTCCAATCGAGCCGATACTCATCGGTTTTGAGCAAATGCGCATGCACGTTCCATCCCTCGCACTGAGCCATGTTAAGGAATTCGTTCCACTTGTTTTGTATTTCCCAGTAGCGATCGCGCAGCTGGCTCTTGTCTTGCAAGTAGGAAGCAACGTAAAAGTAAGATTTTATAATATCCAGCGGTTTTACCGTGAAGTGCAGGTATACACCGACATAGTGGCGCGTTTCTGCTATAAGAAACTTGTCTCGCGAATCAAAACAAGCGATCAGGTTTTCCAGATCGTAGCAATTGCGATAAAACTCGGTGAGCTCCCGGACAGAGCATCCAATTTTCACCCGAGCCGTCAGTGTCACCGTTTGGCCGACGGTGACTCTTTCCAGCTTGTTGACTTGCTGAGGAGAGAGCATCATTCCGGATTTAAAGTACTCTTCCAGTGCGATTAAGTAGCGTGCTTCATTAAACGTTCGCAAGCAGACTGCCTTAACCGCCTTGATATTGGCGTAGATGTGAATCAGTGTCACAAAGGCAAATAAACCATATAACACCCTAGAAAggacaagcaaaacaattagTTAACCTTCGATTGGTGACTCAGCTGCAAGCAACTTACTTTTGATTTTGCAGGTACGTGAGAAGGAAAAGCCCTACAAAGGAGGCAATCAAATTGACACAAGTTTCCTGTGCGCTATCTTTCGATGCTACGTCCGCCAAGTTACCGCGTATGGCATGGTGTTGGGTAAGCGCGGATCTGGTCGCTCCACCCGCCACACCGACTATCGCTTTCATGGTAGTTGTTGCACAAAGTATGTACGTAGACGCCTTCGGATAGTACGGCAGCACGAACAGATCAATAGCCATCGCAACATCGTTCAGTATATCCGCGCGGATGCGCCACTTTTTCGAATCGATATCTAATTCCGAACTGTTATGGAAGTGGAAATGAAGGTTAAAAATAGCAACACGAAACACAATCTCCGCCGGGAGAAATGGGTCGTGTGAAATAACATGCTTGAGTGACATTGACATCGCATCGCAAAAATTAATAAGACAGAAAGCAGTGCAACCCTGCCAAGCTTACCCTTTCCACCAGGCGAACAGTATTCTACCCAAATGTCCAGTACCATCCTTGAGCACCCATGTAATTGTTGCTGAAAGTGGGTTGGCCGCATCGCTTCCGACTCCAACTCCTTTGAGGATTGCATGAGTTGTTAGCGTTCCTAAGCAAACGAAAGAGTGCGATTTACAGTGTTAAACACATTAAATTGCAAGGGAGTTTGTCATCACAGCCGCTACAACTTACCACTTATGGTGCTACAGAAAGCCTGCAACGTGTCCCACTTTTGGTATGATAAGTAGTCACTGCTCACACTGTCCGGATATCCAACAGGCAGGAAGAGATGCTGGAAAAACCGCTTTAAGCTGAAGCGCTTCCGTATCGATGGCCGTtcacccttaactgttacgcGAACGACAGTGTCTTGGTCTGGAGAGGAGGAAAAATTGCACGcgttaataaataataaaccaGCCATGGGAGGCTGCGCTGGGCCAAACTATCTTTGCTTACGATCTGGCGTGACGTAGAGAATTTCCTCTCCATTCGAGCAGTACTGTTCGCGGAAGTGGATTTTCATGCTGATACAAACGCAATCGCGTACGTAAAACACAATTCACCAGCGCAACGAAACATAAACTAACCAATCGATGAGGACGAACAAAACCTAGAACCAACTGGAGATTAGTTTTTCCTGCATGAGTACAGTACGGACAGCTCcatttgttgttattttttctgcTGTTGACAACCGATTGCGATGGTGTGGTGACGACCAGGCGGACATCGTATTTGACAtttagtgatttttttaaCTTGATAAAATATTGTAAAGAAAATGGTTTGAGAAATATTTCCTAGTTTTGCTGTAATGTCTTTGTTtgaaaaacgaaattgatgaaaaattgGATCGGGTTTTTTCCTTATTATTTTGAAACTAAATTTGGCAGTGGGAACATGTTGCAATCCAGGGGCAGGCAACACGATTCCACAAGTTTATTTTCGTTATTCAATTTCAACatgaaatgaatgtttttgcgcatgcgattttatcggaaggcgtTGCGATTAGTCGTcggacgttatctgtcaaatcccataaaCAACAggtgacaggccttccgaaaAAATCGCATGTGAAAAAGCAATGATACGGGCCTAGGATGAGATTTTTATTGCCTATTACCCAGAACGAATCTCAAGCTATcacataaaaactaaaaaaaatgcaaaaaagcacaaGTAAAGAtgtgaaaacgaaaaaacaatcgaacacgacatcgaacatggaaaatgtatggaatttgGCAGGTGTTTGTCTTATCTGCTCGATATGTCAGACGGTGCACCACCATACAGCTTTATACGTTTGTTCGAGATGGATGTCTTGTTCGATTGATGCCAGAGCACCGCCTAAGAACTGGACTGTTTTGCTGTACTAAAAGCTTATTATTCTGCAGTGACTAAAATATGACAAAAATAGTCAGTTCTTTCGGTCAAAGTTTTGGGTAGGCTTGATCATTCAGCGTTGTTGTGCCAAGGAACATGAAGAACATATGAAAAGTCTATGTAGAGGCCGTTAAAGGGATGTTCTTGACAATGCCGTCAGTAGTGTGCAATACGTAAGTCTGACCAAAGTTCCACTGGCTGTTCATATTCTCTCTAAATCGATTTAATTAGCGGATTGAATAGTAAGGGGCAAGTTGGAATAACTGTGATGCGCTAATTTCGTGAAGTCTCGTAGAACCTAGAAATGTACCGGTCGTGGGTTCAAATCCTGCACGCTATATGTGAGAAGTCATTTTTCGATCTATTTGAATCtgttttaacacattttgCATACGAGGGGTTGTTGTATGCACGAATAAATGGTTTTAACAACGGGAAAAGTATAGCACTATTCCAAATAATAGTCTCTGGTTC
Proteins encoded:
- the LOC120957416 gene encoding RUS family member 1 is translated as MKIHFREQYCSNGEEILYVTPDHQDTVVRVTVKGERPSIRKRFSLKRFFQHLFLPVGYPDSVSSDYLSYQKWDTLQAFCSTISGTLTTHAILKGVGVGSDAANPLSATITWVLKDGTGHLGRILFAWWKGSELDIDSKKWRIRADILNDVAMAIDLFVLPYYPKASTYILCATTTMKAIVGVAGGATRSALTQHHAIRGNLADVASKDSAQETCVNLIASFVGLFLLTYLQNQKVLYGLFAFVTLIHIYANIKAVKAVCLRTFNEARYLIALEEYFKSGMMLSPQQVNKLERVTVGQTVTLTARVKIGCSVRELTEFYRNCYDLENLIACFDSRDKFLIAETRHYVGVYLHFTVKPLDIIKSYFYVASYLQDKSQLRDRYWEIQNKWNEFLNMAQCEGWNVHAHLLKTDEYRLDWRI